In Romboutsia lituseburensis, a genomic segment contains:
- the cspC gene encoding bile acid germinant receptor pseudoprotease CspC: protein MSKSYLAIPKGNIFKMEQDLKKYETMKYVILNDQLAVIYVNDDFEEKNLNSIKTIAWWQRSAPMSTLIEITNNVKQGQSVTIAAGTDYVYTNPYLTLSGKKNTIVIIDSGIDYSHPDFINEDGTSKIIAIWDQNLETGKSPEGIFFGTEFKRDEINKALKNKDDSLTKDTIGTGTIAAGICSGYGNKIPEFKGVAIDSELLIIKLKEYKDTYREGKINYQQSDFLAAIKYAIDIWKKQDNQMIINLTVGLRSSAIMLATFLDSFSDLKQSGIIVVGGAGNEGNTDIHYEGNVKGINDNQDIIIQVGEQINLDIVLCTTGPDKISASLISPSGELSYIIQYSPEYYLYRGRFNIEDTKYEMRFVYPWLETGNQELVINLIDIKPGIWTLRILPEYIVNGDYDIYLPNKNLISTETRFIDPNSSSTITLCATTENIITIGCYNDKTDSIWIGSSKGPVKNRMIKPDIVAPGVDIIAPFKNKSYNTATGTGVSTSVVCGVISLLLEYFKTQSFYSKISLFTETIKTYLMLGASKKDIYIYPNISSGYGKLDLKQTIIQIANNLE from the coding sequence ATGAGCAAATCATATCTAGCAATTCCTAAAGGTAATATTTTTAAAATGGAACAAGACTTAAAAAAATATGAGACCATGAAATATGTTATTTTAAATGACCAATTAGCAGTCATATATGTTAATGATGATTTTGAAGAAAAAAACTTAAATAGCATAAAAACTATAGCATGGTGGCAACGATCGGCACCTATGAGTACATTAATTGAGATAACAAATAATGTAAAACAAGGTCAAAGTGTTACAATAGCAGCAGGCACAGATTATGTGTATACTAATCCATATTTAACATTAAGTGGAAAAAAAAATACAATAGTAATAATTGATTCAGGAATAGATTATTCTCATCCAGATTTTATAAATGAAGATGGAACAAGTAAAATTATAGCTATTTGGGATCAAAATTTAGAAACTGGAAAATCTCCAGAGGGCATATTTTTTGGAACTGAATTTAAGAGAGATGAAATAAATAAAGCGTTAAAAAATAAAGATGATAGTTTAACTAAAGATACCATAGGAACAGGAACAATAGCAGCAGGAATATGCTCTGGATATGGAAATAAAATTCCAGAATTCAAAGGTGTGGCGATAGATAGTGAGTTATTAATAATAAAATTAAAAGAGTACAAAGATACTTACCGTGAAGGAAAAATAAATTATCAGCAATCTGATTTTTTGGCTGCTATAAAATATGCAATAGATATATGGAAGAAACAAGATAATCAGATGATTATAAATTTGACAGTTGGATTAAGATCTTCCGCAATAATGCTTGCAACATTTCTAGATTCGTTTTCAGATTTAAAACAATCTGGAATCATAGTAGTTGGAGGGGCTGGAAATGAAGGCAATACAGATATACACTATGAAGGTAACGTGAAAGGTATAAATGATAATCAAGATATTATAATACAAGTTGGAGAGCAGATAAATCTAGACATAGTATTATGCACAACTGGACCTGATAAAATAAGTGCATCATTAATATCTCCATCAGGAGAGCTAAGCTATATTATTCAATATTCTCCTGAATATTATTTATATAGAGGGCGATTTAATATAGAAGATACAAAATATGAGATGAGGTTTGTATATCCATGGTTAGAAACTGGAAATCAGGAATTAGTTATAAACTTAATTGATATAAAGCCTGGGATATGGACTTTGAGAATATTACCTGAATATATAGTAAATGGAGATTACGACATATATTTACCAAATAAAAACCTTATATCTACTGAAACAAGATTTATAGATCCTAATTCAAGTTCAACTATAACATTGTGTGCAACTACAGAAAATATAATTACTATAGGTTGCTATAACGATAAGACTGATAGCATATGGATAGGATCTTCAAAAGGGCCTGTTAAAAATAGAATGATAAAGCCTGATATTGTTGCTCCAGGCGTTGATATAATAGCTCCATTTAAAAATAAATCGTATAATACGGCAACTGGAACTGGAGTAAGTACGTCTGTAGTTTGTGGTGTAATATCATTACTTTTAGAATATTTTAAAACACAGAGCTTTTATAGTAAGATATCTTTATTTACAGAGACGATAAAAACATATTTAATGTTAGGTGCAAGTAAAAAAGATATATATATATATCCAAATATTTCTAGTGGGTATGGAAAGCTGGATTTAAAGCAAACTATAATCCAAATTGCAAATAACCTTGAATAG
- a CDS encoding DUF3787 domain-containing protein: MIILQSKKAKALSGANNKRLTKHRPTNNAQTAAWADIDKLKPESKVSIPSLSNVEEAKEWVDDGSRL; encoded by the coding sequence GTGATTATTTTGCAAAGTAAAAAAGCTAAAGCATTAAGTGGTGCTAATAACAAAAGACTTACTAAGCACAGACCAACAAATAATGCACAGACAGCTGCTTGGGCTGATATAGATAAGTTAAAGCCAGAAAGTAAAGTGTCAATACCATCTTTAAGTAATGTTGAAGAAGCTAAAGAGTGGGTTGATGACGGAAGTAGATTATAG
- a CDS encoding DUF4397 domain-containing protein, with protein sequence MKSDSRVYNENYSIIRFLHAVPRGKPVDIYFNNSLFFNRILFTQFTPYIYVPEGTYEVTVFKAGTRENPMLIASLEIQRDKMSTLAMTGYEGDLELLLIDEAKEESENRDLSKVRIIHLSPNLPELNIYLNDELTFPKVDFREVTEYVEIPAYNIYTLDILLEKSGRLLRSNQIAVNVDRVYSLYLLGNFANFQVFQSRDGTAFVNTVVRD encoded by the coding sequence TTGAAAAGTGATTCAAGGGTATACAATGAAAACTATTCAATAATTAGATTTTTACATGCTGTTCCTAGGGGTAAACCTGTAGATATTTATTTTAATAATAGTTTATTTTTTAATAGAATATTATTTACTCAGTTTACACCATATATATATGTACCCGAAGGAACATATGAGGTGACTGTATTTAAAGCAGGAACTAGGGAAAATCCTATGCTAATAGCAAGTTTAGAAATTCAAAGAGATAAAATGTCTACACTAGCTATGACTGGATATGAAGGAGATTTAGAATTATTACTTATTGATGAAGCTAAAGAAGAATCAGAAAATAGAGATTTATCAAAAGTTAGAATAATTCATTTATCGCCTAATTTACCAGAATTAAATATTTATTTAAATGATGAATTGACTTTTCCAAAAGTGGATTTTAGAGAAGTTACAGAATATGTTGAAATTCCTGCTTATAATATTTATACTCTTGATATTTTACTTGAAAAATCAGGCAGACTTCTTAGAAGTAACCAAATAGCAGTAAATGTGGATAGAGTATATTCTTTATATTTACTAGGTAATTTTGCAAACTTCCAGGTATTTCAATCAAGAGATGGCACAGCATTTGTAAATACAGTTGTTAGAGATTAA
- a CDS encoding DUF3885 domain-containing protein, which produces MNSLREYIKNEFPILKLKGEEGKHILTIELCYKYFTDDKRYIGYCYNKALEIFEDIYEKDDDIILIMNVYEEKDNINKESVRIRNYVKNKKLIKNLNCITIQDNEEYNLEDDERILHYYLHCKVNDIDYKNLILHLCGHEVGLNVKSMGHYFIINKNKKICYIMLDDRCLDLAFENDIQKKKYKRKYNKIYK; this is translated from the coding sequence ATGAATTCACTTAGAGAATATATTAAAAATGAATTTCCTATATTAAAACTTAAAGGTGAAGAGGGAAAACACATATTAACTATAGAATTATGTTATAAATATTTTACTGATGATAAAAGATATATAGGATATTGTTATAATAAGGCTCTTGAAATATTTGAAGATATTTATGAAAAAGACGATGATATTATACTTATAATGAATGTGTATGAAGAAAAAGATAATATAAATAAAGAGTCTGTAAGAATTAGAAACTATGTAAAAAATAAAAAACTTATAAAAAATTTAAATTGCATAACAATACAAGATAATGAAGAATATAATTTAGAAGATGATGAAAGGATTCTCCATTATTACTTACATTGTAAAGTAAATGATATAGATTATAAAAATCTAATATTACATTTATGTGGTCATGAAGTGGGTCTTAATGTAAAAAGTATGGGACACTATTTTATAATAAATAAAAATAAAAAAATATGTTATATCATGCTCGATGATAGATGTTTAGATTTAGCTTTTGAAAATGATATACAAAAAAAGAAATATAAAAGAAAATATAACAAAATATATAAATAA
- the asnS gene encoding asparagine--tRNA ligase: MQQEFLTVKELYRSKEEYVGKTVKVAGWIRTSRTSKNFGFIELNDGSFFKNMQIVIAEDKLENFKEIGKLPISSSILVEGELVSTEGAKQPVEIHATNVVVEGESDSSYPLQKKRHTLEYLRTIAHLRPRSNTFSAVFRVRSLAAYAIHKFFQDRNFVYAHSPIITGSDCEGAGEMFRITTMDLQDIPTTEEGKIDYSKDFFGKEANLTVSGQLNAEIMALAFRNVYTFGPTFRAENSFTQRHASEFWMIEPEICFADLEDNMELAEDMIKYVISYVMENAPEEMEFFNSFIDKGLLERLNNVVNSEFTRLSYTKAVEMLQESGHEFEYPVNWGDDLQTEHERYLTEEIFKAPVFVTDYPKDIKAFYMRMNEDGKTVRAMDLLVPGVGEIVGGSQREEREDKLLERIEEMGLNKEDYWWYLELRKFGTATHSGFGLGFERIIMYMTGMSNIRDVIPFPRTPKNAEF, encoded by the coding sequence ATGCAACAAGAATTTTTAACTGTAAAAGAATTATACAGAAGCAAAGAAGAGTACGTAGGAAAAACTGTAAAAGTAGCTGGATGGATAAGAACATCTAGAACATCTAAAAACTTCGGATTCATAGAATTAAATGACGGTAGTTTCTTTAAAAATATGCAAATAGTAATAGCTGAAGATAAATTAGAAAATTTCAAAGAAATAGGTAAATTACCAATAAGTTCATCAATATTAGTAGAAGGTGAATTAGTTTCAACAGAAGGTGCTAAGCAACCAGTTGAAATACATGCAACTAATGTAGTAGTAGAAGGTGAATCTGATAGTTCATACCCACTACAAAAGAAAAGACATACATTAGAATACTTAAGAACAATAGCTCACTTAAGACCAAGAAGTAACACTTTCTCTGCGGTATTCAGAGTAAGAAGTTTAGCAGCGTATGCTATACACAAGTTCTTCCAAGATAGAAACTTTGTATATGCACATTCTCCAATCATAACAGGAAGTGACTGTGAAGGTGCTGGAGAAATGTTTAGAATAACTACTATGGATTTACAAGACATCCCAACAACTGAAGAAGGAAAAATAGATTACTCTAAAGATTTCTTTGGAAAAGAAGCAAACTTAACAGTAAGTGGTCAATTAAATGCTGAAATAATGGCACTTGCATTTAGAAATGTTTATACATTTGGGCCAACTTTCAGAGCGGAAAACTCATTCACACAAAGACATGCATCAGAATTCTGGATGATAGAGCCTGAAATATGTTTTGCTGACTTAGAAGATAACATGGAATTAGCTGAAGACATGATAAAATACGTAATAAGCTACGTAATGGAAAATGCTCCAGAAGAAATGGAATTCTTCAATAGCTTCATAGATAAAGGATTATTAGAAAGATTAAACAATGTAGTAAATTCTGAATTTACAAGACTTTCTTATACAAAAGCTGTAGAAATGCTACAAGAATCAGGTCATGAGTTTGAATATCCAGTTAATTGGGGAGATGATCTTCAAACAGAGCATGAAAGATACTTAACAGAAGAGATATTCAAGGCTCCAGTATTCGTTACTGACTACCCAAAAGATATAAAAGCATTCTACATGAGAATGAATGAAGATGGAAAAACTGTTAGAGCTATGGACTTATTAGTTCCAGGAGTTGGAGAAATAGTTGGAGGATCTCAAAGAGAAGAAAGAGAAGATAAATTACTTGAAAGAATAGAAGAAATGGGATTAAACAAAGAAGATTACTGGTGGTACTTAGAACTTAGAAAGTTCGGAACAGCTACTCACTCAGGATTCGGATTAGGATTTGAAAGAATCATAATGTATATGACTGGTATGTCAAATATCAGAGACGTAATACCATTCCCAAGAACTCCAAAGAATGCAGAATTCTAA
- a CDS encoding LacI family DNA-binding transcriptional regulator, translating into MNLKIKDIANKSGVSIATVSRYLNSSGYVKSETKELIKNAINELKSEDGNLHTKNIALILPDLSDWFFVDILKGINEESIKNEYNLISFDSNENINREFQIIDSLSNFDIGGVIITPCSSNLKNSKKYSEKLKSLNIPVVLVDRDLIYSNFDGVFIDDKKGAFDGVDLLINSGHKDIAIITGPLYNKPSIERLEGYKEVLTLNGISIKDEYIYEGDFHVDSGYTQTVNILKNNKDVTAIFVSNNMMMLGCINALNEKNIKIGKDISLVGFDDLEFLNYVGLGISVIARPTAQMGKIAFDLIQKKINEYEPHSTQNIVLKPYLISRGSEKIKR; encoded by the coding sequence ATGAATCTTAAAATTAAAGATATAGCTAATAAATCTGGTGTTTCTATTGCAACTGTATCTAGATATTTAAATAGTTCTGGGTATGTAAAGTCAGAAACGAAAGAATTAATAAAGAATGCAATAAATGAATTAAAAAGTGAAGATGGAAACTTACACACAAAAAATATAGCTTTAATATTACCTGACTTATCAGATTGGTTCTTTGTAGATATATTAAAAGGAATAAATGAAGAATCAATAAAAAATGAGTATAATTTAATTTCTTTTGATAGTAATGAGAATATAAATAGAGAATTTCAAATAATAGACTCACTATCTAATTTTGATATAGGAGGAGTAATAATTACACCCTGTTCAAGTAATTTAAAAAATAGTAAAAAATACTCTGAGAAGTTGAAAAGCTTAAATATTCCTGTGGTTCTTGTAGATAGAGATTTGATTTATAGTAACTTTGATGGAGTATTCATAGATGACAAAAAGGGTGCATTTGATGGAGTAGATTTATTAATTAATTCAGGGCATAAAGATATTGCAATAATAACAGGACCTTTATATAATAAACCTAGTATTGAAAGATTAGAGGGATACAAGGAAGTTTTAACCTTAAATGGTATATCAATAAAAGATGAATATATATATGAGGGCGATTTTCATGTTGATTCAGGTTATACACAAACAGTAAATATATTAAAAAATAATAAAGATGTTACAGCTATATTTGTTAGTAACAATATGATGATGTTAGGGTGTATAAATGCATTAAATGAAAAGAATATAAAAATTGGAAAAGATATATCACTTGTAGGATTTGATGATTTAGAATTTTTGAATTATGTAGGGCTAGGAATAAGCGTAATTGCCAGGCCAACGGCACAAATGGGTAAGATTGCATTTGACTTAATACAAAAAAAGATAAATGAGTATGAGCCACATTCGACTCAAAATATAGTATTAAAGCCATATTTAATAAGTAGAGGATCGGAAAAAATCAAAAGATAA